AAAGTCGGCGATCCGGTCCGCGACTACAAACTGCTGCGCAAAGTTTCCCCGGTCTTTCATGCGGATAAAATCAAGGCCCCGCTCTTCGTAGCTCAGGGAGCCAACGATCCAAGAGTCAAACAGGCAGAGTCAGATCAGATTGTAAAAGCCCTGCGGGATCGAGGAGTGGCAGTAGAGTATATGGTTAAGGATAACGAGGGACACGGATTTCACAATCAGGAAAACCGCTTTGACTTCTATGAGGCTATGGAAAGATTTTTGGATAAGCATCTGTTGCAGTAAGTTCATATCTTAGCACCAATAAAAAAACGCCGCTCTCTTAAACGAAAGCGGCGTTTCTTGGTTCTTTAAAATATAATCAACTTACCGCCTCAACAACGAAATTCCCGAAATCTTATTAAAAGTACGCACAGCAAAGGTATCGGTCATTCCAGAAACATAATCCACTATTCTCTGGGTATTTTCATACACGGTTGCCTCAGCTGACGGTGCGTAAAGTTCAGGCAGCAGCTTGACGGACTTCTTGCATTTCGCTCCCAGCTTGCCCTTGCCATGAATCTCAATCACGATCTGCCCCAGAAAATCCAAAATCTTCCAAAGCACTTCATAAGCTGCTGCTTCAGTTTCAATTACTTCTGTAGAATTGTAGACCTTTTCAATGGCAATTTTTTTAAGTGTGCTGAATTCTTCAGCCTTGTCGATTTCCTCAGTCAGGCTGGAATTAAATTTCCCGGCCAAAATTTCCTGCTCAAAATCAAAAAAGATATCGCTGCAACTTTCCACCAACGCATTGATGGTGCAGGCCCGCAGATACTCCACTTGCTCCTTTTTACCGGGAATCCGGTCTACACGAGCAACTATGTCCGGCTTATTGTCCATGATATCCAGAAAAATACGGCGCAGTTCATCAAAGGAAATCAAATTGAGACGATGACCGTCTTCAATATCAATAACGTGGTAGCAAATGTCATCCGCTGCCTCCACCAGATAGGCAAAGGGATGGCGGGCCCATTTTTTATCTTCCAGCTCGATCAATCCAAGATGCTCAGCAACTTCGGCGTAAATTTCTGCCTCACTGGCAAAAATACCGAACTTTTTTTTATCTTTAATGTGCCCGGAAACATAAGGATACTTGGTAAAAGCTGCCAAAGCTGCACAGGTCAGCTGCATTCCGCCTTTGCTGTACGGACGTTGGAGAGCCAAAATATTTCGCAACCCCTGCGCATTACCTTCAAACCAGATAAAATCGTTGCGATGCTCTTCAGCAACCATAGAACAAAGCTTTGTGCCGATCTCCGAAGTCTGAAACCAGTCCCGAATAACATCCTCCCCGGAATGCCCGAATGGAGGGTTTCCTATATCGTGGGCAAGACAGGCCGTTGCCACTACGGTTCCCGGTTCCGAAGAAATCAGGTCAAGATCTGGATACTTTTCAACCAGCTTACTGCCGACCATATTCCCAAGGGAGCGGCCCACGGAAGAAGTCTCCAGACTGTGAGTCAGTCTGGTTCGCACATAATCACTGCGAGAAAGCGGAAAAACCTGCGTTTTATCCTGCAATCGCCTAAAAGCTGATGAAAAAATAATGCGGTCAAAATCTCTCTGAAATTCACTGCGGTCTTTATCGATGTAATTTGATTTTTCTTTTCCGATTCTCTGCTTACTGAGCAACTTATGCCATTTCATTTATGTTATTTTCCTTTTTCTATAACGGACGAATCCATATATTTCTTCATTATCAGGTGCAAGGTCCCGTCCTTACGCATGGATTCAAGAGCTACATTAAAACGGTCACGCAAGTCACCCATTTGTTTATTTTTGTAAAAAGCAACATAGACTTTATTGAAACTGACAGGAGGGTAAAGTTTCCGTATCTGCCCTTCCAGCCCTTGCTTACGAATGGTATGTAATGTTGAAGCAGTATCCCCAAGTAATATATCAAAACGCCCTTTAATTAACTTGGCAACATTCATTACCGGGGAAACAACTTTCTCAATATGGGCTTCCGGCACATTATTTTCAAAAAAAATGTCAACTTTCTTTCCATAATTGTAACCACTTACAACACCGAACCTGAATTCCTTCATTTTAGACAAATCACCATCAAAAACAATATCCGAATCCTTGCGAACAAAAAAAGAAATGGTCTCACCCCTGATCGGATTACTGAAATACATCTTTTGCTCTCTATCCGGGACCTTCAATATTCCGAAAAGGCCGTCAGCATGCCCATTCATGCCCATATGCAAAGCGCGCTTCCATGGAACAAGATTTATATCCAGGTCCACATTCATGCGGTGAAAGCTTTCCCGCATAATTTCAATATCCCATCCCTTAAGGGTTCCATTCTGGCAATACGCATAAGGAGTATACTCCAAGGAAACAAAAGAGTACCTATCCGCCCGCACAGCAGTTGTTGATAGTATAAATACGGCACAAAGAAGCCAGAAGGCAGCGGTTATCTTGACACCCCTAACCATCTATCAGTCCACATACTTCTTCATAATACGTTCCCATGTCCCATCCGCCCGCACAGATTTAAGAGCAACATTAAAACGATCACGCAAATAAGCAAGCCTGCGTTTTTTAGAAAAAGTAATATAAATATTATTCTCAGCAACCGGAGGATCAAGACTGCGGACCTTTCCTTTCAACCCCTCATTACGAATGGTGTGTAATGTTGAAAAGTGATCACCAACTAAAATATTGAAACGGCCCTTGATAAGCTTGGCAAGATTCATTTCCGTATCAACCACTCGTTCGACACGACCTGTTTTTGAAGCTTCGGCAAGAAATTCATCAAACTTTGATCCGTAGCTGAAATCACGAATCACTCCAAAAGAAAGATTCTGCAACTTCTCTAGATCTCCATTAAAATCAAGCTTCGAATCCTGCCGTACAAATAAAGAAATCTGTTCCACACGCACAGGATCACTGTAATACATTTTCTCCATACGCTCAGGTATCTTCACTGCTCCGAAAATACCGTCTACATGGCCGAGCATTGCCATTTGCAAAGCCCGCTTCCATGGCAAAAGCAAAATGTTAACATCAATATTCATACGCCGAAAACATTCCTCAAGAATCTCAATATCAGACCCTACGGGAACTCCGTCTTCATATATCGAATATGGTAAATATTCTAAGGACACAAACGTATATTCTCTCGCCACTCCTATACTGGGAACAAACAAGAGAAACATGCAGAGGAATAATGTAACCAGACTTCGCTTAATAAAAATTTCCAACATACTGAAACAATAGCTCAAACAGACAACAGCGGCAACAAATTCATCTTTTTTTTAAGTAAGCGACTACCCCCGATAAGAAAACAACAGCTTCAAAATCTTGCGCACCCTGTCTGAGAAAAGCTTCTCCCCAAGCAACTTCCCGGCAACCTTCTTATTCATCTCAGACAACGTGGGATAAGGATGAATGGCCCCGGCAAGAGTTGCTAGTCCTACCTTACCATTCACAGCAGCAACCCATTCGGAAAGCAGCTCTCCGGCATGGACCGCAACAATCTGGCAACCGATGGG
This Desulfovibrio sp. JC022 DNA region includes the following protein-coding sequences:
- a CDS encoding ABC transporter substrate-binding protein → MLEIFIKRSLVTLFLCMFLLFVPSIGVAREYTFVSLEYLPYSIYEDGVPVGSDIEILEECFRRMNIDVNILLLPWKRALQMAMLGHVDGIFGAVKIPERMEKMYYSDPVRVEQISLFVRQDSKLDFNGDLEKLQNLSFGVIRDFSYGSKFDEFLAEASKTGRVERVVDTEMNLAKLIKGRFNILVGDHFSTLHTIRNEGLKGKVRSLDPPVAENNIYITFSKKRRLAYLRDRFNVALKSVRADGTWERIMKKYVD
- a CDS encoding ABC transporter substrate-binding protein, encoding MVRGVKITAAFWLLCAVFILSTTAVRADRYSFVSLEYTPYAYCQNGTLKGWDIEIMRESFHRMNVDLDINLVPWKRALHMGMNGHADGLFGILKVPDREQKMYFSNPIRGETISFFVRKDSDIVFDGDLSKMKEFRFGVVSGYNYGKKVDIFFENNVPEAHIEKVVSPVMNVAKLIKGRFDILLGDTASTLHTIRKQGLEGQIRKLYPPVSFNKVYVAFYKNKQMGDLRDRFNVALESMRKDGTLHLIMKKYMDSSVIEKGK
- a CDS encoding deoxyguanosinetriphosphate triphosphohydrolase is translated as MKWHKLLSKQRIGKEKSNYIDKDRSEFQRDFDRIIFSSAFRRLQDKTQVFPLSRSDYVRTRLTHSLETSSVGRSLGNMVGSKLVEKYPDLDLISSEPGTVVATACLAHDIGNPPFGHSGEDVIRDWFQTSEIGTKLCSMVAEEHRNDFIWFEGNAQGLRNILALQRPYSKGGMQLTCAALAAFTKYPYVSGHIKDKKKFGIFASEAEIYAEVAEHLGLIELEDKKWARHPFAYLVEAADDICYHVIDIEDGHRLNLISFDELRRIFLDIMDNKPDIVARVDRIPGKKEQVEYLRACTINALVESCSDIFFDFEQEILAGKFNSSLTEEIDKAEEFSTLKKIAIEKVYNSTEVIETEAAAYEVLWKILDFLGQIVIEIHGKGKLGAKCKKSVKLLPELYAPSAEATVYENTQRIVDYVSGMTDTFAVRTFNKISGISLLRR